From a region of the Coffea arabica cultivar ET-39 chromosome 3e, Coffea Arabica ET-39 HiFi, whole genome shotgun sequence genome:
- the LOC113736750 gene encoding uncharacterized protein, producing MAALVPGVLLKLLQHMNTDVKIAGEHRSSLLQVVSIVPALAGGELFPNRGFYLKVSDSSHATYVSLPDEQHDLILSDKIQLGQFLHVERLEAASPVPILRGVRLIPGRHPCLGSPEDIVATHSLGFLNNNGDLSSDSKSVDKGKSQTKELRNEHTGVKDIKSTPVRSNGSTKEDNHENKATPKLVRSKSQLSKLNVNLVEKKDFLGKSKSSSSRSIPSSPTSCYSLPTSFEKFANGVKQQAKIKGLDRLEKATAKVGLREKVSPVRTASSSVKQAPSGSLGRNAIQGIELGPKALRKSWEGNMEVRSRESPRMKAIKQDLKPEARSTSAPRKFVSERLPYKEEQKVISSKPSKLENNTHSSAKKAPANGDMVDIDKSTRPKSSVAKKLPGDAAALGLGGNFVKVSLTNRRFTDGSVSWTSLPPSIAKLGKEILKHRDSAQAAAIEAVQEASAAESLLRCISAYSELRSSAKEESPQPAVEQFLTLHASLNNARLVADALSKTMVAGSSSDNEENPSEEALKVASDRRKQATSWVHAALATNLSSFTVCSKQGTLSPISASHSAPSSKTTAASQPILVLENSTKSAAIKNQIKPRQTAVSKIFQSGMPRRLSDGPVASQKARASSPPREWLKGDGLDEAVDLADMLKMESQEWFLGFVERFLDADVDTSTLSDNGQIAGMLTQLKSVNDWLDEIGASKDEEETPKIPSQTIDRIRKKIYEYLLTHVESAAAALGGGSQSSPTVQDKLKR from the exons atGGCTGCTTTGGTACCTGGAGTATTATTGAAGCTTCTGCAGCATATGAATACAGATGTAAAGATTGCTGGTGAGCACAGGTCATCTTTGTTGCAAGTGGTGAGCATTGTGCCTGCACTAGCAGGCGGTGAGCTCTTCCCCAATCGGGGGTTTTATTTAAAGGTATCAGATTCTTCCCATGCCACTTATGTATCTTTACCTGATGAGCAGCATGATCTTATTCTTagtgataagattcaattaggCCAGTTTTTACATGTTGAGAGGCTTGAAGCAGCGTCTCCGGTGCCTATTCTCCGGGGTGTTAGGTTAATCCCTGGGAGACACCCTTGTTTGGGAAGCCCTGAAGATATAGTTGCAACTCATTCTTTAGGTTTCCTTAATAATAATGGTGATTTATCTTCGGACTCGAAATCAGTAGATAAGGGTAAATCACAGACAAAAGAATTAAGGAATGAGCATACTGGGGTGAAGGACATCAAGTCTACACCCGTGAGATCAAATGGAAGTACTAAAGAGGACAATCATGAAAATAAAGCTACCCCTAAATTGGTTCGATCTAAATCTCAATTGTCAAAGCTGAATGTGAATTTAGTGGAGAAGAAAGATTTTTTGGGGAAATCAAAGTCTTCAAGTTCAAGGTCAATACCATCATCTCCAACAAGTTGTTATTCGTTGCCGACTTCTTTTGAGAAGTTTGCTAATGGAGTTAAGCAGCAGGCAAAGATAAAGGGGTTGGACAGGTTGGAGAAGGCTACTGCTAAAGTTGGGTTACGGGAAAAGGTCAGTCCTGTTCGCACGGCTAGTTCATCCGTGAAACAAGCTCCATCTGGAAGTTTGGGTAGGAATGCAATTCAGGGTATTGAGCTGGGGCCCAAGGCCTTGAGAAAGAGCTGGGAAGGAAATATGGAGGTGAGGAGTAGAGAAAGTCCAAGAATGAAAGCCATCAAACAGGATTTGAAGCCAGAAGCTCGGAGTACTTCA GCTCCAAGAAAATTTGTTAGCGAAAGATTACCATATAAAGAGGAGCAGAAAGTGatatcatcaaaaccatcaaaactggaaaataaTACTCATTCATCTGCAAAAAAGGCCCCTGCAAATGGGGATATGGTTGATATTGACAAGTCAACCAGGCCGAAGAGTTCTGTTGCAAAGAAACTACCGGGGGATGCTGCTGCTCTTGGATTAGGTGGAAACTTCGTAAAGGTTTCTCTAACTAACAGAAGATTTACAGATGGAAGTGTCTCATGGACTTCGCTACCTCCATCAATAGCAAAACTTGGGAAG GAAATATTGAAGCACAGAGATTCTGCACAAGCAGCTGCAATTGAGGCAGTGCAAGAAGCTTCAGCTGCAGAAAGCTTGCTCCGATGTATAAG TGCATATTCTGAGTTGCGTTCCTCTGCTAAAGAAGAGAGCCCTCAACCAGCAGTGGAGCAATTTTTGACTTTGCATGCAAGTTTGAATAATGCTCGCCTGGTTGCTGATGCTCTATCAAAAACCATGGTAGCTGGTTCATCTTCAGATAACGAAGAAAATCCCTCTGAAGAAGCGCTAAAGGTAGCATCTGACAGACGAAAACAAGCAACATCTTGGGTCCATGCTGCATTAGCTACAAATTTGTCGTCCTTCACAGTATGTAGCAAACAAGGCACTTTAAGTCCAATTTCTGCTTCACATTCAGCTCCGAGTTCAAAAACTACAGCTGCAAGCCAACCAATTTTAGTTCTTGAAAACTCTACAAAGAGTGCAGCCATTAAGAACCAAATTAAACCCCGCCAGACAGCAGTGTCTAAGATTTTCCAATCAGGAATGCCACGCCGTTTGTCAGATGGGCCGGTTGCAAGTCAGAAGGCAAGAGCTTCTTCGCCTCCAAGGGAATGGCTCAAGGGAGATGGGCTTGATGAGGCTGTAGACTTGGCTGACATGTTGAAGATGGAGTCTCAAGAATGGTTCTTAGGATTTGTTGAAAGGTTTCTGGATGCAGATGTTGATACTTCAACTCTATCGGATAATGGTCAAATTGCCGGCATGTTAACTCAGCTTAAGAGTGTGAATGACTGGTTGGATGAGATTGGTGCTAGCAAGGATGAAGAAGAGACACCCAAAATCCCCTCTCAGACGATTGACAGAATAAGAAAGAAGATATACGAGTATCTTCTAACTCACGTGGAATCTGCGGCTGCAGCACTTGGTGGTGGCTCACAATCATCACCAACAGTTCAAGACAAACTAAAGAGATAA